The window TCATCCGCACGCGCGGATGTGCGGCGAGCGCGCGGCCCACCGTCGCGCCGTCGCCGGGCACGACGTTGACGACGCCCGCGGGAAAGAGGCGCGCGAGCGTCGCTTCGAGTGCGACGATCGACAGCGGCGTCCACTCCGACGGCTTGAACACGACCGTGTTGCCGGCCGCGAGCGCCGGCGCGAGCTTCCACGCAGCCATCATCAGCGGGTAGTTCCACGGCGCGATCTGCGCGACGACCCCGACGGGATCGCGCCGCACCATGCTTGTGTGGCCCGCGACGTACTCGCCCGCGGACGGCCCGCTCGCGGTGCGCGCCGCACCCGCATAGAAGCGGAAGCAGTCGGCGACGGCGGGCAGCTCGTCCTGCACGACGAGATGAAGCGGCTTGCCGGTGTTGCGGCTTTCGATGCGCGCGAGCGTGTCCGCCTGCCGCTCGATCTCGTCGGCGAGCGCGAGCAGCAGGCTCGCGCGCGTCTGCGGCGTCGTCGCGCGCCAGGCGGGGAATGCCGCTTCGGCTGCCGCGACGGCGCGCTCGACGTCGGCGACGCTCGCGGCGGCGGGCGACGCGAGCGGCTCGCCCGTGGCCGGATCGACGAGGGAGAGGGGCTCGCCGCTACCTTCGATGCAGATGCCGTCGATCAGCATGTCTCGCTTTCCTCGCGAACGGGTGTGCATTCCGCGAGCTCGCGCTGCGTGCGCTCGAGCGCCGTCGCGAGAATCGCGCAGATCTCGTCGATGTCGGCGCGGGTAACGGTGAGGGGCGGCGACAGGATGCACATGCTCTCGTACGGCCGCACGAGGAGGCCCATCTCTTCGCAATGGCGATCGACGCGCTGGGCGATCGCGATGTCCGCCGGCGTCGGCACCGCGCCCGTCGCGCCTGCGCCGCTCGTGCATTCGATGCATGCCATCAGGTGGTCGCCGCGCACGTCGCCGACGATGGGGAAGCGCCGCAACGTTTCGAGCTGGCGAATGAAGTACGGGCCGACGTCGCGCACGTGCTCGCAGATCCGTTCGCGCTCCATCAGCTCGATGTTCGCGAGCGCGGCCGCGCAGGCGACCGGATGGCCCGAATACGTGAAGCCGTTCGTGAACACGCCGTTGCCGTACGCGCGCTCGCCGGACACCGCAGCGACGAGCCGCTCCGAGATCAGCACCGCGCCGAGCGGCTGATAGCCGGACGTGAGCCCCTTCGCGACGACGATCATGTCGGGCTCGATGCCGAAATGCGCTTGCGACGCGAAGAAGTGGCCGACGCGGCCGAAGCCCGTGACGACTTCGTCGGAGATGTACAGGATGTCGTGCCGCCGGCAGCGCTCGCGCATCGCCGCGAGGTAGCCGGGCGGCGGCACGATCACGCCGCCCGACGCGAGGATCGGCTCGGCGATGAAGCAGGCGATGCGATCGGCGCCGAGCGTCGCGACCAGCGTATCGAACTCGTCGACGAGCATCGCGCAGAACGCGTCGACGCTCATGCCGGCCGGCCGCCGGTACGGATTCGGCGACGACAGGTGATGGACGATCGTGTCGTCATAGTGGAAGCACGTGCGGTCCCACGCCTTGCCGGACACCGACGCGGCGAGGTACGTGCTGCCGTGGTATGCGTCGCCGCGC of the Burkholderia ubonensis subsp. mesacidophila genome contains:
- a CDS encoding aminotransferase, with the translated sequence MAYRIDTPVTSAQQDTRHLLHPWADLTALGRETPTVVVDAHGTRVTDAEGRTYLDAIGGMWCVTVGYGRREIADAIRDQALRMPFYTPFGAMTNEPAAALGARLAELAPGDLKRVHLTTCGSTAVESALRFAHYYFGATGRPQKRHIVTRGDAYHGSTYLAASVSGKAWDRTCFHYDDTIVHHLSSPNPYRRPAGMSVDAFCAMLVDEFDTLVATLGADRIACFIAEPILASGGVIVPPPGYLAAMRERCRRHDILYISDEVVTGFGRVGHFFASQAHFGIEPDMIVVAKGLTSGYQPLGAVLISERLVAAVSGERAYGNGVFTNGFTYSGHPVACAAALANIELMERERICEHVRDVGPYFIRQLETLRRFPIVGDVRGDHLMACIECTSGAGATGAVPTPADIAIAQRVDRHCEEMGLLVRPYESMCILSPPLTVTRADIDEICAILATALERTQRELAECTPVREESETC